The genomic interval GAAATAATTCAACAATAAAAAGTAAAATTTTGGCTTGTTTCTTATTGACAAAATAAGCCAAATATTAGAAATGAGAAACAGGTCCTTGGTAAATGTCTTCTGCCATAAAGAGGAAAAAGGAGAAACAATGCAAATAGAATTCTTTATTTTACGGCTAACGCCAAGGAAAATAGCAATATAATGCTCCACAGAAGGATAATAATTCTACTGCCTTTAGTTCTGTTAACCTTTCTATTTATCGGAAGCTGTAAACAGGAAAATAAAGCTAATATCTCTATCCCTTTGGAGGATAATGCTATACAGGAAAAGAAGCCCCGTTTATTTACAATTCTATATCGTCCGGTTTGGTCTTCTCAAGCACAATTTGCCGGTGTTTATATGGCACAAAAAAAAGGATTTTACAATCAGAAAGGGTTAGATGTAATTGTTCAACCCGGCGGAATAAACTTTCCTCCCTACGAAAATTTACAGCAGGGCAATAGTGATATTTGCCAAATGTCTTTATTAACAGCCGTGAAGCGCGATGCTGAAAAAGGCAATTTAGTTAATTTGGCACAAATTACGCAGAGCACATCTTTAATGCTGGTAGGCAAAAAATCGCGCGGGATAAACTCCATTGCTGATTTTGATGGAAAAAAGATAGGGTTGTGGAAAACGGATGACCGCCTTCTTTCTTTAATTTTTCTTAAGCAAAATAAACTGAATATGGAAATAGTGGATTTGGATATCACTATCAATCTTTTTTTGAAAGACGGGATAGATGTTATGAATGTAATGCGTTACAATGAATACCACCAAATTCTGCAAGCAGGGATAGACCCGGAGGAATTATTCACTATTTCCTTTGCCGATAAGGGATTAAATATTGCCGATAATGGGCTTTACACTACTCGTGAATTTTATAACAGACATCCGCAGCAGTGTCGTGATTTTGCTGATGCTACAATGCAGGGCTGGATTTATGCCATCAATAATCAGGAAGAAACTGTTTCCACCGTTTTGGAAGAGATGCGTAAAAATCACTTACCGGCGAATAGACCTCATCAATTATGGATGCTGAAGGAACTAAGTAACGATATTCTAACTCCCAATAATGGTATTGGAATTCTGCAGGAAAGTGATTTTGAGAAAGCTAAAAATTTACTTGCTGCTGAAAATATGCCCTCCACCCGTCAATCCTATAAAAGCTTTTTCCCCCGATGAATAAGAAACCTGAACCCCGCTCCCTGGCATATCAGATAATAATGTTTATCTTTATCTCCCTGGTGCTTATATTTAGTATATTTATTGGTGTTACCAG from Candidatus Cloacimonas sp. carries:
- a CDS encoding ABC transporter substrate-binding protein, which encodes MLHRRIIILLPLVLLTFLFIGSCKQENKANISIPLEDNAIQEKKPRLFTILYRPVWSSQAQFAGVYMAQKKGFYNQKGLDVIVQPGGINFPPYENLQQGNSDICQMSLLTAVKRDAEKGNLVNLAQITQSTSLMLVGKKSRGINSIADFDGKKIGLWKTDDRLLSLIFLKQNKLNMEIVDLDITINLFLKDGIDVMNVMRYNEYHQILQAGIDPEELFTISFADKGLNIADNGLYTTREFYNRHPQQCRDFADATMQGWIYAINNQEETVSTVLEEMRKNHLPANRPHQLWMLKELSNDILTPNNGIGILQESDFEKAKNLLAAENMPSTRQSYKSFFPR